The segment GTTTCGACCGTGCGCAAACGAAAGTCTTAACCGACTTTGCCGCTAACAATACTCCTGTAAAAAAGAATCCCTCCCCCACAGCAATAAAACAAAATTCGCCCTCTGTTCTGACTCCAGAAAAAAAGGATTAACCCAATGTCTAATGAAAAACCTTTCTCCATTACCACGCTTGAATTAGGGCCAATGGAAAATTTTATTTACCTGATTCATGACCACGCCACCCAACGCGCTGCCGTCGTTGATCCCGCATGGGATGTGCCGTCAATTGTGCAAGCGGCTGAGAAATTGGAAGTCACCATTACTGATGTGTTATTAACCCACAGTCATCATGATCATGTGAATGGCTTAACGGGATTATTACAACACTATGATGCGCAAATTCATTTGTTAAAACCGGAAGCACAATTTTGGGGGCATTATTTAGAATTACCCACTTTACATCACGGTGGCGATCAGATTCAATTGGGCAAAACCACGATTGATATTTTACACACGCCCGGCCACACGCCCGGTTCGGCTTGTTATCAAATTGATCAACATGTGATCACGGGAGATACTTTATTTATTTTCGGTTGTGGACGCTGTGATTTAACGGGCGGCGACCCCGAACAAATGTTTTATACTTTAAAACGATTAGGGCAAGAATTACCGCCGCACACTTGTTTGCATCCCGGCCATCATTATGCCGAAAAAACCACTTCCACCATCGGCGAACAATTAGATGGCAATCCGTTTATGCACTTTAGTGAATTAAATGCGTTTATTCATTACCGAATGCACCAACACGATAAAATTCGTCAATCCCCTTATCGGGCAGAACCTAAATCTTAACTTTAAATAAAGCGTAATGTAATGACTGTTTCTACTCTTTTTCCCGCCATAAGAATGCGGAGAATGCGCCGCGATGATTTTTCTCGTCGTTTAATGCGGGAAAACCATTTAACGGTGGATAATTTAATTTATCCTGTATTTGTCACCGAAGGACAACAACAACGCCAACCCATTGATGCCATGCCCGGACAAGTGCGGTTTAGCCTAGATGAACTGCTCAAAGAAGCAGAAATTTGGGCGCGTTTGGGTATTCCTGCGTTGGCTTTGTTTCCCGTCGTACCGAGCGAAAAAAAATCATTGGAAGCGACAGAAGCCTGGAATCCCCAAGGTTTAGTTCAACGCAGTGTACGCGCCTTAAAACAAGCCGTGCCAGAATTAGGTATTATTACCGATGTGGCCTTAGACCCCTTTACCACCCACGGACAAGATGGATTAATTGACGCATCAGGTTATGTGGTGAATGATGACACGGTCGCCGCATTGGTCAAACAAGCCTTGTCACACGCCGCGGCGGGCGCGGATGTGATTGCGCCTTCAGATATGATGGATGGGCGCATTGGGCAAATTCGCCTTGCTTTAGAAAGTCATGGTTATGTGAATACGCGAATTATGGCGTATTCAGCTAAATATGCGTCTAGTTTTTACGGCCCGTTTCGGGATGCGGTGGGATCGGCAGGGGCGTTGGGACAGGGAAATAAGTATAGTTATCAAATGGATCCCGCTAACAGCGATGAAGCCATCCGCGAAGTCGCTTTGGATATTCAAGAAGGCGCGGATATGGTGATGGTTAAACCGGGTTTGCCTTATTTGGACATTGTGAGACGGGTAAAAACTGAATTGGGCGTTCCTACCTTTGCGTATCAGGTTAGTGGTGAATACGCCATGGTGAAAGCCGCCGCACAACACGGGTGGCTGAATGAAACTGCAATCATGTTAGAATCTCTGCTGTGTTTTCGTCGTGCGGGTGCGGATGGGATTTTAACTTATTTTGCGGTGCAAGCGGCTGAAGCCTTGCGTAAAACGTAATCTAAATCTAAAAATTGCTGCACCCACAAAAAAACCCACAAACGTATGAAACATTGTGGGTTTTTTTATACTGCAACACGTTGATAATATTAACGTTTTGAGTATTGAGGACGTTTGCGAGCTTTGTGCAAGCCCACTTTTTTCCGTTCTACTTCACGCGCATCACGAGTGACAAAACCCGCACGGCGCAAGGGCGAACGTAAATTTTCGTCGTATTCGATTAAGGCACGAGTCAAACCGTGACGAATGGCACCCGCTTGACCAGAACTGCCACCGCCGGCTACGGTGACGTAAATATCGAATTTATCCGTCATTTCAATCAATTCCAGCGGTTGACGCACAATCATACGCGCTGTTTTACGACCAAAATACTCGTCTAAAGGGCGGTCATTCACCATAATGCTGCCACTGCCAGAACGGACAAATACGCGAGCAGATGAGCTTTTACGACGACCTGTACTGTAATATTGTGTGATAGCCATGATGGATTAACCGTTTAATTTAAGTTCGACAGGTTGTTGGGCTTCGTGTCTATGTTCGGCACCGGCATAGACTTTTAGTTTGCGATACATGTCGCGTCCTAAAGGCCCTTTGGGTAACATCCCTTTTACGGCATTTTCAATAATGCGTTCGGGGTGTTTTTGCACCAGTTTGTCGAAACTAATGCCTTTAATTCCACCGGGGTAGCCGCTGTGATGATAGTACATTTTATCGGTGCGTTTGCGCCCGGTGACATGCACTTTTTCTGCATTGATGACCACGATATAATCGCCAGTGTCGATATGGGGGGTATATTCTGGCTTATGTTTACCACGTAAACGACGGGCAACTTCGGTAGCAAGCCGACCCAGAACCATATTCTCGGCATCGATCACATACCAGTCGCGTTTTACGTTCTGAGGTCTGGCACTGAAGGTTTTCATTAAAATACTCCGTTGACGCATCGCTGCTCACAGTGAGCAATGCCAAGCGTTTGGTATTTAGGAAGAACTTTTTTCTTTAAGAAACAAGAAGATTCGGTTTATACACAGGCTCTAACAGTCACGCCTGAGATAAAGGCGGAATTGTAACGAATTCGCTGGGATGTGTCAAGAGGACGACGAACGGGCAGCAGCGGCAATCGCATTCGGTTGGTGCGCGGTGGACAGTGATTTGCATTTTTCTTATTATTTTGTCAGAATCAGAATTTCCAGAATTAATTTATTCAGGAAATCATTTAAATTTAAACCCATTAATCCCTCAGGATAATATGCAAAGACGAAAATTTATTAAAAACACATTGGTAGGATTCCCGCTAATTTTCTCACCTGCTTTATTTGCTTTAAACAGCAAAGAGATTAAACCCAATGGAAAAACAGTGGTTGTTATTGGTGCAGGTATTTCTGGCTTGGCGGCTGCAAAAAAGCTGAAAGAAAAAGGCTTTAATGTGATTGTTTTTGAAGCGCAAAATAAAGTGGGTGGACGATTGCGAACCAATAGAACTTTAGGGCTTCCTTTTGA is part of the Thioflexithrix psekupsensis genome and harbors:
- the hemB gene encoding porphobilinogen synthase: MTVSTLFPAIRMRRMRRDDFSRRLMRENHLTVDNLIYPVFVTEGQQQRQPIDAMPGQVRFSLDELLKEAEIWARLGIPALALFPVVPSEKKSLEATEAWNPQGLVQRSVRALKQAVPELGIITDVALDPFTTHGQDGLIDASGYVVNDDTVAALVKQALSHAAAGADVIAPSDMMDGRIGQIRLALESHGYVNTRIMAYSAKYASSFYGPFRDAVGSAGALGQGNKYSYQMDPANSDEAIREVALDIQEGADMVMVKPGLPYLDIVRRVKTELGVPTFAYQVSGEYAMVKAAAQHGWLNETAIMLESLLCFRRAGADGILTYFAVQAAEALRKT
- the rplM gene encoding 50S ribosomal protein L13 — its product is MKTFSARPQNVKRDWYVIDAENMVLGRLATEVARRLRGKHKPEYTPHIDTGDYIVVINAEKVHVTGRKRTDKMYYHHSGYPGGIKGISFDKLVQKHPERIIENAVKGMLPKGPLGRDMYRKLKVYAGAEHRHEAQQPVELKLNG
- the rpsI gene encoding 30S ribosomal protein S9; protein product: MAITQYYSTGRRKSSSARVFVRSGSGSIMVNDRPLDEYFGRKTARMIVRQPLELIEMTDKFDIYVTVAGGGSSGQAGAIRHGLTRALIEYDENLRSPLRRAGFVTRDAREVERKKVGLHKARKRPQYSKR
- a CDS encoding MBL fold metallo-hydrolase; its protein translation is MSNEKPFSITTLELGPMENFIYLIHDHATQRAAVVDPAWDVPSIVQAAEKLEVTITDVLLTHSHHDHVNGLTGLLQHYDAQIHLLKPEAQFWGHYLELPTLHHGGDQIQLGKTTIDILHTPGHTPGSACYQIDQHVITGDTLFIFGCGRCDLTGGDPEQMFYTLKRLGQELPPHTCLHPGHHYAEKTTSTIGEQLDGNPFMHFSELNAFIHYRMHQHDKIRQSPYRAEPKS